ATGTGTTGCGCATCTACTCCCACGATCGCCAGGAAGCCGGGCGGCTGCTCGCGGTGCCGGGGATGTCCGAGAGTTGGAAGGCATGGGCTCAGGCGCAGCTGCGGCGAGCCAGGAGCGCTCCCACGCCGGCTCCCGAGCCCGGGTGCTGCTAAAGGTACGCGTTCAAACCAATGCGCTAGCTAGAAGGGAGCTGCAAAATGAGCGACACGACCAGGCAGATTCTTCTGACGCGACACTCGCCCGCGTATTGGCGCGTGACGTTCCATCACCCGCCCCTCAACATCTTCGGCCCGGAAACCATTCCGCAGCTCAACGAAATCATCACGGCGCTGGAAACTGACGAGCACGTCAAAGTCGTCGTCTTCGACAGCGCGGTGCAAGGGTTCTTCCTGACTCATTACGATTTCCTCGCGAAACTCGAGGATACGACCGGCCTACCGCCGGGACCGACAGGCTTGCAGCCCCTCCCCGATATGCTCGTGCGCCTGAGCCGTGCACCGGTTGCGTCGATCGCGTCGATCCGGGGACGGGCGACCGGTGTCGGAAGTGAGCTTGCCCTGGCATGCGACATGCGCTTCGCCAGCCGCGAAAAAGCCGTCTTGTCGCAGTGGGAAGTCGGCGCCGGTGTGGTGCCTGGGGGTGGCCCAATGGCACGGCTCCCGCGTCTCATGGGACGAGGACGCGCACTGGAAGTGCTTCTGGGGGCCGACGACATCCCCGGCGATCTCGCGGAACTATACGGATACGTCAACCGGTCATTGCCGGATGCCGACCTCGACGCGTTCGTCGAGTCGCTCGCTACCCGCATCGCATCGTTCGACAAGCGGGCGATCAAAGAGACCAAGCGCTTCGCCGACGTGGCCAGTCTGCCGCCCGACTT
This genomic window from Deltaproteobacteria bacterium contains:
- a CDS encoding enoyl-CoA hydratase/isomerase family protein; this translates as MSDTTRQILLTRHSPAYWRVTFHHPPLNIFGPETIPQLNEIITALETDEHVKVVVFDSAVQGFFLTHYDFLAKLEDTTGLPPGPTGLQPLPDMLVRLSRAPVASIASIRGRATGVGSELALACDMRFASREKAVLSQWEVGAGVVPGGGPMARLPRLMGRGRALEVLLGADDIPGDLAELYGYVNRSLPDADLDAFVESLATRIASFDKRAIKETKRFADVASLPPDFEIAPEWDVCFASIMRPAAQERIKKLMERGFHKAGDVEDRLGYHVGQLGR